The Lolium rigidum isolate FL_2022 chromosome 1, APGP_CSIRO_Lrig_0.1, whole genome shotgun sequence region cggtgctgcgcatctcgatgtcgtacttcgcccttgaagtacgtcgtccaccaggcgtcgttgttgtcgaccgcccacgccggatccaaccgctcccgggcggtgagttgagcccgacggcctTGACGCGCGTCCCACCATTgctccgtgcgcggcttcggctgcggcggaacgccaatgccgttcacggccatcttccagcccgccgccgcttggcagccgcatgtccggcgggaccggataccgggcgtggtgcagcgcccacgcctccgccacggtgaggctgccgcggccgaagccgctcgccgcggcgatcttgcgggaggacgagctcgacattttttgagcggcgaggagaagatccgggaggggaggcggcggcgacgagaaggattatgagcggcgagaaccgcagggcgtcttaaaacagccggCGGCAGCTGGTGGTTGCacacaataactccggcgcggacggccacgcggccatgcacgacgagacgcgtcccgcgTCGCCCGgggaaacagggacgccattaacgtcgcttgaccaaaggtaggcgacggggttttagccttccccgtgccgccgacgggtcgggcccgcgtcggttcgcctcgcgctgttgtgtccggcgtcccggtgcgtcccccgtgggacggggacgggctcggggcgccggacaaaaaagggctttggggacgcggctggaacgcattttctgtccgcgcgcccccaaatccctttgggggacgcgtgccggagatgctctaaagacaACTTTGCAAAACGAAAAAGTGTCTTCTTTTCTCAGGAAAGtctattaaacacttattctttCAATGTCAATTTGTTAGGTCTATATGATCAGTCATCTAAACAGGTTCTACCTTAGTGTCGtgctttttaaaaaatatttttttatcaatGAATGTTTTGGATAAGTCTGCGGCCCGTGTGCATCCTAATTATATAGATGCCAGGCGTAATGtttaaaaaatttaaataataaattgctttttatcgaaaaaaatatggACTGCTAGGAAAACACTTGTGTTTCTTACCATTGTACTCGCCCCGTTCACTAAGAAAACGCGTGTATTTCTTACTAGCAGATTATTGCATGCAAGTGCCATCGCACGAATTGTAGGCGGTGTTCATGAGTTCAACACACACCACCGGCCGCAATAATATCTCCGCAGATTATTTTTCCCGTGCATGCTTGTTCAGCTGCGTGCCTCCCATCTAGGCCCACCAACTTCCCACCGGTACCCAAACATTCCCGACCTTTTCTTGCAGTACAAATGAACCGTCCTCACCGGAATCCTAGCGACCAGCCGCAGCCGGCGCAACACGTCCGTCCCGCCACCGTCATGGAGGACTGGCTCTTCTACTCGCTCACCACGCTCATGTGCCTCGTCAGCTCGCTGCTCCTGCGTGCCCGGGCCCGCAGCCCGTCCGAGTCCCATTCccatggcgcgccgccgccgctacctccGGGCCCGGCAACAATGCCAGTGCTCGGCCCTCTGCTCCACCTGGCCCGCCGCGACTTCGACCTGGAGCCCGTGCTGCGGCGCCTCGCGCGGGCCTACGGGCCGGTCTTCTCCTTCGCACCGCTGGGTCGGGCGCGACCGATGATCTTCgtcgcggcccgaggcccggcaCACCGCGCCCTCGTCCAGCGCGGCGCCGCCTTCGCCTCCCGCCCGCGGGCCagtgctcccgccgccgccgtgctcacCAGCGGCGGCCGCAATGTCAGCTCCGCGCCCTACGGTCCCACCTGGCGCGCGCTCCGCCGAACCCTGGCCACCGGCGTCCTCAACCCGGCCCGCCTCCGTTCCTTCGCCCCCGCCCGGCGCTGGGTGCTCGACGTCCTCCTCTCCCGCGTCCGCTCCGCCGGCCGCGATGGCagcggcgccgtcgccgtcatGGAGCCCTTCCAGTACGCCATGTTCTGCCTCCTCGTGTACATGTGCTTCGGCGGCGACCGCCTAGGCGACGCGCACGTCAGGGATATCGAGGCGCTGCAGCGGGACCTGCTGGCCAACTTCCTCAGCTTCCAGGTCTTCTCGTTCCTCCCGCCGCTCACCAAGCTCGTCTTCCGCCGCCGGTGGAGCAAGCTCGTCTcgctgcggcggcggcaggaggagcTCTTCGTCCCGCTCATCCGCGCCAGGAGGGACGCCGGCGCTGGCGGCGACTGCTACGTCGACTCCCTGGTGAGGCTGGCCATCCCGGAGGACGGCGGGAGGGGGCTCACCGACGGAGAGATCGTCAGCCTCTGCTCCGAGTTCCTGAGCGCCGGGAccgacaccaccgccaccgcgctgCAGTGGATACTCGCCAACCTCGTCAAGAACCCGGCGATGCAGGACAGGCTAAGGGAGGAGGTCTCCACCGCCGTCGATGGCGAGCTGCGGGAGGAGGACCTGCAGGGGATGCCGTACCTCAAGGCTGTTGTGCTGGAGGGGCTGAGGCGGCACCCGCCAGGGCACTACGTGCTGCCGCACGCCGCGGCGGAGGAGACCACGCTGGACGGGTACCGCGTCCCGGCGGGCACGCCGGTCAACTTCGCGGTGGGCGACATCGGGCTGGACGAGGAGGTCTGGACGGCGCCGTCCGAGTTCCGGCCGGAGCGCTTCCtgcccggcggcgagggggaggacGTGGACCTCACGGGGAACAAGGAGATCAAGATGATGCCGttcggcgccggcaggagggtctGCCCCGCCATGGCGCTCGCGCTGCTGCACCTCGAGTACTTCGTGGCCAACCTCGTCAGGGAGTTCGAGTGGCGGGAGGCGGCCGGGGAGGAGGTCGACCTCACCGAGAAGCTTGAGTTCACCGTCGTCATGAGGCGACCGCTGAGAGCAATGGCCGTGCCGCTAAGGCACGGAAGGTCCGTCGCTGCAACGTGCTCAGGTTGATATGATGCCGACGGCGGCCCCGATTGCCGTGgcagcctccttcttcttcttcttccctgatGTGTGTTTAGTACTCCGTAGCTGCTTCTCGTTGCTCATGATAATATAATTAATGATGACAATTAGTGTAAGCTTGTCTTGTTCTTTGCTTAATTTGCTAGTAGTTCGCTATTTGCCACTTTGCGATCAAATTTGTTTGTCGGGTATACAATTTAATACGGAAATATTGAAACAAATTGACAAATAATACATGAGGATAAGATcttatttttttttcgataactaacatatattaatatcgtgaagatatcAATTATTCTCAATCTCTGCAACAACGAAATATCCtataacattacggatgcacacagcctacTAAAAAGAAAgagcaagaagaagaaaaacggTAATCAAAACCTTGTAGTTGTAACATACCACTACCAAGATAACACCCGAAGTTCGTGTTCTTAAAATAAtatcttcaacaaggtcattcctaggcacaaccaattaatatCATATCATGGATTTTTACCTTGGCAAGTCCACCCTCTCAAAACAATGACTCCTAccggtgatgatcccgagtatattgcctttgtcaaggctcgtctttgAGATCAATTTCTTATGActaatcttggtcctcttcgctattttcttgggattgaggtttcctccacttctgatggcttttctatctctcaggaaaagtacattcaggatcttcttgctcgtgctgctcttggggatgagcgcacggttgatactcctatgaagcttaatgttaagcttcgtcctaccgatggtgatcctcttcccgatcccacacgttatcgccatcttgttgggagtcttgtttatcttgttgtcactcgtcctgatatttcttatcatgttcatattctgagtcagtttgtctcagctcctaccaccgttcactacagtcatctcctctgtgttcttcgttatcttggtGGCACGATCACTCATCGCCTTTTCTTTTCTAGTTCCAGTTCTCTCCAGCtctagtgctactcggatgccacgtgggcgagtgatcctacggatcgtcgttcactttctcgcttaccgtgtgtttcttggtggttcgcttgttgcttggaagacgaagaaacaggtagcggttttccgttcgagtgttgatgctcgagttgcgggctatggctttgttgattgctgaggtgacctggttacggtggttgctcgcAGATTTTGGAGGTctccgttacgacacccactccacttttgtccgacgaaGACAGTGCTATcgcattgcacgtgatccggtcaagcatgagctgaccaagcatattggtgttgatgctttttatacacgtgctcgatGCAGtgatgaggttgttgcggtttATTATGTGCCTTcgcatttgcagttggcggatttctttacaaaggcacaaactcgaGCGCAGCCGTGACTTCTACTCTCCAAACTcgctgttgtggatccaccatgagtttgaggggggttagagtatatatatgtatatatgtatattgtagtttccccatatgttagggggcttcctgcatatttccgtctgtacatgtactatatattgtggcctttggccccctgtaatacaacaagcatattgcccgaaTAATAGTAATCCCTCCGGActgttttaattgactcggatttagtacaactttgtactaaattcgagtcaattaaaaaagatcgGAGGGAATATGAGCATGGTCATAAGCCCTTGCTAAAACAAATGaagagaaataaagaaaataaaaaaattacttgCTTCCAGGTATGCAAATTAAAAAACATGAGCATATGGTAAAGCTTACATTTCTGAAATTTCCATACTTGCTCTCAACTGCTAATAAATTCTAGCTTAACTTCAATGTAAGCCCCACTTCCAATTATGTACTTGTTGATGGTATGTTCATTGAGGTGttttgtggtaccctcaaatGAATAAAAGCCGTCCTTTTCCATGGATCAAAAGGCCAATACCAGCTCATACCGGTGCTAAAAACATGATCGAAGAATTTCTACCGCTAACAAAACTAGGGTAGAATCGGTACCAACAAGTTTGGCCCGGCCCAACAGAGCTTGCTCGTGCTCGTGCTGttgtttaaaaaaaatctaaCCCCTAAAATCCTTTTCCTTTTCCAATGACACCATTGTCGCTTCTGCACTGCGTTGGGCGCATTTGGTAGTCTGGGCACCCTTTGGCTCGGATGTGCCTCACAGTTTTTGGGCTGTTTGGTTTCCCCGGGCTCCTCCTGTTGTCGCACCGCACGGTTCTTAAAGCACCTCCGGCCAGGCCCGGGAGGAACGCCCAGTTTGACAGTTTTTCCAGGGACAGGCCCGGACGAGACGAAAATTGACAACGCCATTCGCGCGGGCGTTCGGCCTTGGCATGGCGGGAGAAGGCGAAATCCGAACGGCATTCCGGGGCAAAAGTAGGGGTAATCTCCCTTTTCGGTTACCCTCCACATTAGCCCCCTCCCAAAATTCCCCTTTCCCCAATTTTCGCACCGGCGGTGGCTGCCGCGACCCGCATCCGGCCTCACGCATCCGACCATGGTCGTGGTCCGGACGAGGAGCTCCTCCCTTTGGTCTCCGGCGCCGGACCAGGGTCGTCGTTTCCAGCCGCAGTGGAGTCAACTCCTCTCGCTCTCTACCGTAGTGTTAGATTCATGTAggtagaactagttgggttcgataagactattcgtaatgcatagatcttgtttgagtagaccgaccagctccagcttgtgcatcacgccgcagCGACTCATCATTTGCATACAAGCTTGAATAttgatggtgcacaagagagcagcTTAGGCATGTTGTTTTTCCTCCCGTCATGTACGGTCCTATGATACAACGAGATCATGAGAGGATGGCCAACCTAAACTACATCAACAACCGCAACATGTAGAGGCTATACAGATGCTTTAGATGAGAAGAGCTcatttctatgcacttgtgaaaatgTTCAGGGCTAGAGGACTGCTTGTTGATAGCATCCACATCTTtgtcgaagaacaagtcgcaataTTTCTTCATGTCATGgatcataaccagaggttcagagtcatccatagcaCATTCAAAGCGATCCACtggagactatctctcggtactttCAGCAGGTGTTGTATGCAGTTGGGGAGCTCaaaggtgaaatgatcaagccagcatcaatgaacaaaccacccaagatcaagaacagctacaggTGGTTCCTGTATTTCAgagtgagtacaaaatcatgttcatTCTACTTATCAGATGTGTGGTACTGTCACAAACATGATTGTGTGCTAATTGTTTGATaggattgcattggggctattgatggtactcatgtgactACAAAGATACCGAGATCAATGTATGCAGTATTTCGcaggaggaagcactacaccagccagaacgtgctagcagCGGTGGATTTCAATATGAGGTTCACATACGTGTTTGCTGGctgggagggttcagctcatgataCATGCATCTTGTCCGACAActtgtcaaggcctgatgggttaCAAATCTctgagggtaagttctaccttggagatgctggatatgcatgccgacctagtattctacctcccttcaggaaaacagTGTACCACATCAACGAGTAAACTGCAAGGAACCAACCTTAGAATGCAAAAGAAttgttcaatctgagacactcaaaccttagagtcaccattgagagggcatttgctgcattgaagaacaggttcaaggtccttgactAGAAACCGTTCCACACTTTTGACACACAAGTGAAGTTGGtccttgcttgctgcattcttcacaatTGGATCCTATGTTGGGGTGAGGATGACTTCTTCCaagaggttgtcacttttgatgaagttgaGACCGGCCATAGCGTGGAGGCAGACGACAATGAAGCATgaaaggagaagaggaaaaagtGAGCAGACGCAATGTAGAAAGCTAGAGGCAACACCAccagtagaagaagaagaaccccactTTGATCCCCTGTTTCTCGAACCCCAATTTGATCCATGTATGTTGAACTACCCCGCGATGATAAACtgtcattcgtagtagctagggagtatcgttatgaactaccattcgtacTAGCTAGGGATGATTTCGTGAACTCGTTAGCTTCGTAAGTGTGCAACTGTGATTTCGTGTGATGGGAGGTTATAGTATGGTAAAGCTACCCGTTGAGAGAAGAGTGAACTTATGCTTGCATGGATGGTATCAAACATGTGTAGTTTCATCTCCATCAAGATTTAGGTTGGCTGCAGACAAACAACAAAATAATCTTTTTAACTCAAACCATACAGCCCGACCTACCGAATAATAGGCAAATTCTGCCCGTGGCTCGCTCCGTGCGCAGATGACCTTACACCACTGCGCTAGTCAGCCCCAAATCAGgctcaggctaccaaacacacccgttGTGTTTCCATGATCTTCCACGACGACAGCGCGTTCCCGAAAAATCCCCTCCTCGTTTATCCGCCTGGTCGTCCATCTTGGCTGGAGTCGCCTTTGCTTGGAAGCCGCTGTTTCTCGGGTAGCCATTGTTGCTGCTAGACGAGTTTTTGACTAGTCAGCCCTCAAGTCATCTTGAGCTCAAGTGATTGATTGCCGGTGGCATTCATAGAAACTGGACAGAAAATAGTGATTCGTGCACATCTAATCTTGTAATTATAAATGTGTACAACCGGATGAAAGGTTAACTTGTAGTAGTCTTGAAAGAAAATTAATGGTTAGATCGCAGTTCCTGGATTGTATCCATCCGGCATATCAACCAAATATCAGGCGAGCAGCAGAGCAATGATCTAGTCTAATGATCTGGTTACGCATTAAGTGATGTGATGACAGTTGTGGcacattttttctttgtttcgTGGACGACAAAGTCGTCGGCAAGTATACAACGGCCATGGTGGAGGCGAACAATTAATGGAGTTAAGGGATCCTAGGCAAGTCGAGGCGAATGACCATGCCATCAAAAAATCGATGTATGAAGATGTATAAGAACATGGGGAGAACCCAAGGCATCGCTAGAGGAGCGGCGTGTGAGCTCTGCacatcggcagcggcggcggcaatgGTGACGGCAAAGAACTCTACCAACGGCGACGGACAAGCAGACGACATGTTGATTGACTGTTACTGGGCTTATGGGCCTCATTCATAATAACTAAAAGAATGATTAACGTAAAGAGCTTAAATTGCCCACAAAATTAACGGCTGGATTAGATTTTATACTGCTTCCTGCTTGGTAGCAGTAGAAGGTACCGTAAAAACTAAAACTCCCATGTTCATGATATCAGGGTGATTGCAACATAAGCACTACTGGGAGCGCAAAAATAAGCACCACCAGTGCTGTTGCTCGAACTGGAGTGTATGTTGCGGACTTGCAGTTAAGTTGCAGTTACAAAAAGAGAAGTGCATCTGAAGGATGCCATCTGAATTCATGATCATGTGGCAAGTTGGATTAATCAATGACTATCGTGGCAATATATGTTTCTTCCAGCCAAATTAACTGAAGTGATTAATTTACCGGTCGCTGCTCAAATGCTAGGACCTAGCACCTGATGCTCTGATGTTCTGCTCACACTTGTTAGGCCGGCTCGAGTCCACCAATCTTTGTCTCAACATGTGTGAACATTTTTGTACGAGCGACAAAAGAAATGGTCAAACACTGAAAAGCGAACACATGTCATACATGGTGAAAAAGTGGAAAGATGATTGTAACAGGCTATATCTGGTTAGCTTCATCCTGGCCGGCACTGCATGTTTTCAGTGTAATAGCCATGCAAATAGGACATCCAAAATCTGTCCGTCCCGTCTGTTCGTTATATAAGAGCAATATATAAATCTTACAGTAAGAGATTTAAATGATTCGCCATAAATGTGAAAACGTCCCCTCAGAACCATGCATAATAATCTCATCAGAAACATGACAATTCAGACATCAATCATCAGGAGAAGCAGTGAGCCAGTGACCAAGTAAAACGAGAACGGGCATGCCACTGTGCCAGCCATCGACAAGGACATTAGTAATAAACTAATAGTGCCATAATCGGCTAACATTTTCAATTGATTCAATCATCGGCTAGTGATTTGCAGCTAAGCAGATGTCTTTTCGTAGTTTGGACAAGCACCGTGCCCGCCAAAATTTATGCTAATTAATCAACATCAAATTGATCTGGGCTCTATATATATGCACCTCTCAAAGGAGCATTCAGATTCAACTGAACAATCTTTTTAGCTAGATTGCTAGGTAGATTCACCGTGTAAATTAGAACTTTGCAGGATGGATGAGAGCAGGAGTGTCAGCATGGATTTTTCAGTGAGCATCCCGGCAGCTTCCGCCATGGAAACCACCACCATGGTGCCCCTAAAGTCGCCTtccttcaaggtcgtgccagtgcTGCACGATGAGATGGCCAAGCAATCCGACCACTCTATCCTCAGCGCCAAGACGGCGGCGATTCTCCTCGTTAAGAAGGTGTTTATATTTTGACGCCAGCGTTAATTTCTCCAcgaactactactactacttgagCATTAGCTCATCGTGAGATTTATTGATTTTGAAGGCATTGGCGAGTTCTTGGGCACATTCCTGCTCATCTTCACCCTGCTGTCGGCGCTGATCATGAACGCGACGCACGACGGCGCATTGGGCCTGGTGGGTGTGGCGGCAACGGCGGGGCTGGCGATTATGGTGATCGTGGCGTCGCTGATCCACGTGTCCGGGGCTCACCTGAACCCGGCGGTAAGCATCTCCATGGCCGTGTTTGGCTACCTCCCACGTGCCCACCTCGCACCCTACATGGCGGCGCAGTTCCTGGGCTCGATCGCCGCCTCCTTCCTGGCCAACGCGATCTACCACCCAGAGAACCCAGGCGCCATCGTCGCTACCGTGCCCACACTCGGCACCACGGAGACATTCCTCGTCGAGTTCGTGATCACattcgtcctcctcttcgtcatcgtcgCCCTCATCGTCGATCCCAAAGCGGTAAGACGAACCCTCATCCATCGATGATCTTGCAATGCTGAAGTACACGTCTACACGAGTATTTCATCCATCAGCTTAATTAGACGACTTCATTATTGGTTCTTTAGGTGAAGGAGCTGGTAGCAGTGGCAGCTGGTGCAGTGGTGATGATGAACGCCCTTAGCGCTGCGTAAGTCAAATCAATCCATGCACTATTTTTAATTTCGTTCCACGTATATATGCTGCCAATTGGCATGTATTGGTTAAGTAACATTCTGACTGCATGCACGTATGTATGTGAGCAGTCAGTCAACGGGAGCGTCCATGAATCCGGCGAGGACGCTGGGGACAGCGATCGCCACGGGGACATACACCAAGATCTGGATCTACATGGTGGCACCGCCGCTCGGCGCCATTGCCGGAACCGGGGCTTACATTGCACTCAAGCACTGATGCCTACACGCATGGTTGCACAAAGTGTTAGGATGACAGTCCAGAAGAGAATGTTATTAGAACTGTTAAGAGTTTTCACCAGCAACCAGGGGAACTCCATATTCCCCAGCCAAGTATTCCTCGTGTTGAAGTATGATTTGTACTAGTACTTGTTAGGATTGATCAGTGCTTGCTTGTTGCACTGATGGTAGATACATGGTTGCATAAGTGTTAGGATGACACTTCAAAAGAGAATGTTATCAGGTTTGaaatattatactccctccgacccaaaTTAATTGACACAGATTTATACTATGTCAAGTACAAGTGTACTGTCGAGAGAGTACTACAAAATTGTTTTTGAAACAAGAGAAAATCCTTGTATTTTCATTAAGTAGATACTGAGAATTTTAAAGTTGATTTATGAAANNNNNNNNNNNNNNNNNNNNNNNNNNNNNNNNNNNNNNNNNNNNNNNNNNNNNNNNNNNNNNNNNNNNNNNNNNNNNNNNNNNNNNNNNNNNNNNNNNNNctttactaaatcttgttatgcgagagcaattttctggtgttagttctgatgatgctgctgcccatctcaataattttgttgaactatgtgaaatgcaaaagtataaagatgtagatggtgacattataaaattaaaattgtttcctttctcattaagaggaagagctaaagattggttgctatctctcgcctaagaatagtattgattcatggactaaatgcaaggatgcttttattagtagatattatccccctgctaaaattatatctttgaggagtagcataatgaattttaaacaattggataatgaacatgtttctcaagcttgggaaagaatgaaatctctggttaaacatTGCCCAACCcacggactgactacttggatgatcatccaaaccttctatgcaggactaaatttttcttcgcggaatttattggactcAGCTGCTGGagttacctttatgtccatcactcttggtgaagcaacaaagcttcttgataatatgatggttaattactctgaatggcacacagaaagagctccacaaggtaagaaggtaaattctgttgaagaatcctcttccttgaatgataaggttgatgctattatgtctatgcttgcaaatgatagggctaatgttgatcctaataatgttccattagcttcattagttgctcaagaagaacatgttgatgtaaatttcattaaaaataataatttcaacaacaatgcttatcggaacaattctagtaataactataggccatatccttataataatggtaatggttatgctaattcttatgggaattcttacaacaataatagtaatacaccccctggacttgaagccatgcttaaagaatttattagtacacaaactgcttttaataaatctgttgaggaaaagctcaataaaattgatattcttgtttctagagttgatagtcttgcctctgatgttgatcttttgaaatcgaaagttatgcctaatagggatattgaaaataaaattgttactacagcaaatgccatccaagttagaattaatgagaatataagattaatggctgaactgcgtgctaggtgggatagagaagaaaatgaaaaactagctaaagagaaaaatgtagctaatgtttggactattaccaccactagcaatgctaattcttcacatgttgctacacctcctactattaatggtaaaataattggtgttggcaatgcttctactcctagtgcaaagcgcgcaaaattacctgaaactgctaaaaccgctaaactgcttgtgataaaactcgctgaaattttttccaaccttggggatgataatcccattgctttagattgtaatgatttagattttgatgattgccacatctctgaagttataaagttcttacaaaaacttgctaagagtcccaatgctagcgtctgtaaacttggctttcacaaaacatattacaaatgctctcataaaagctagagaagagaaactaaaacttgaaacttctattcctagaaagctagaggatggttgggagcccatcattaaaatgagagtcaaagattttgattgtaatgctttatgtgatcttggtgcaagtatttcgttatgcctaaaaaagtctatgatatgcttgacttgccaccattgaagaattgttatccggatgttaatctcgctgataatgctaaaaagaaacctttggggagagttgataatgttcatattatggttaacaataaccttgtccccgttgattttgttgtcttggatattgaatgcaatgcatcttgccccattatattgggaagaccttttcttcgaaccgttggtgctattgatatgaaggaaggtaatattaaatatcaatttcctctcaagaaaggtatggaacacttacctagaaagagaatgaagttaccttatgattctattattagaacaaattatgatgttgatgcttcgtctcttgatgttacttgatatacactttctgcgcctagctgaaaggcgttaaagaaaagcgcttatgggagacaacccatgtttttactccagtatttttgttttatatttgtgtcttggaagttgtttactactgtagcaacctctacttatcttagttttgagttttgttgtgccaagtaaagtctttgatagaaaagtaagtac contains the following coding sequences:
- the LOC124682879 gene encoding cytochrome P450 89A2-like, with the protein product MEDWLFYSLTTLMCLVSSLLLRARARSPSESHSHGAPPPLPPGPATMPVLGPLLHLARRDFDLEPVLRRLARAYGPVFSFAPLGRARPMIFVAARGPAHRALVQRGAAFASRPRASAPAAAVLTSGGRNVSSAPYGPTWRALRRTLATGVLNPARLRSFAPARRWVLDVLLSRVRSAGRDGSGAVAVMEPFQYAMFCLLVYMCFGGDRLGDAHVRDIEALQRDLLANFLSFQVFSFLPPLTKLVFRRRWSKLVSLRRRQEELFVPLIRARRDAGAGGDCYVDSLVRLAIPEDGGRGLTDGEIVSLCSEFLSAGTDTTATALQWILANLVKNPAMQDRLREEVSTAVDGELREEDLQGMPYLKAVVLEGLRRHPPGHYVLPHAAAEETTLDGYRVPAGTPVNFAVGDIGLDEEVWTAPSEFRPERFLPGGEGEDVDLTGNKEIKMMPFGAGRRVCPAMALALLHLEYFVANLVREFEWREAAGEEVDLTEKLEFTVVMRRPLRAMAVPLRHGRSVAATCSG
- the LOC124682881 gene encoding aquaporin NIP3-3-like, with the protein product MDFSVSIPAASAMETTTMVPLKSPSFKVVPVLHDEMAKQSDHSILSAKTAAILLVKKVFIDFEGIGEFLGTFLLIFTLLSALIMNATHDGALGLVGVAATAGLAIMVIVASLIHVSGAHLNPAVSISMAVFGYLPRAHLAPYMAAQFLGSIAASFLANAIYHPENPGAIVATVPTLGTTETFLVEFVITFVLLFVIVALIVDPKAVKELVAVAAGAVVMMNALSAAQSTGASMNPARTLGTAIATGTYTKIWIYMVAPPLGAIAGTGAYIALKH